GGGCGTCCGAGAGCTGGCCCAACAGCGGCGCGAAGACGAACTGCATCAGCGAGTACGACGCCGCCAGCAGGCCGTACACCACGTCGGTGCCGCCGAGATCGCGGACGTAGAACGGGAGGATCGGGATGACGATCCCGAACCCCAGCAGATCGATGAACACGACCGCGAGAACGGCGACGAGCGCCCGCCGCCGCCCGGCGACCGACGCCCCCACGGCGCGAGGGTCCAGCACGCTCGCTCGTTCGGTGCGTGTCGGGGAATAGCTAGGGGCGGTCCCCAGCTCGCCCCTGGCTCGCCGCTCGCTCCCGGTACGCCGTTTGCCCCCTCAGTCCCCGCGAGCGTCGGCGACGGTCCCGGCGAGGTCGCGGGTCGCCGCTTCGGGGTCGTCGGCGCCGGTGACCGCGGTGATGACCGCGACGCCGTCGGCGCCCGCTTCGACGATCGGCGCGGCGTTGTCGGCGGTGACGCCGCCGATCCCGACGACCGGGATATCGACGGCCGCGGCGATCTCGCCGACGCGCTCGGGGCCGATCTCGTACTCGTCGTCGTCGATGTCGTCCTTCGAGCCCGTGGCGTAGACGGCGCCGACGCCGAGGTAGTCGGCGCCGGCCCGCTCGGCGCGACGGGCGTCCTCGACGAACGACACGGACCGGCCGATCAGGGCGTCGGGCCCCAGCTGGTCGCGGGCGACCGGGACGGGCAGGTCGTCGTCGCCGAGGTGAACCCCGTCGGCGTCGACCGCGTCGGCGAGGTCGACCCGGTCGTTGACGACGAACGCGACGCCCGCCTCGCGGGTGAGCGTCCGGAGTTTCCGGCCGAGGTGATAGCGCTCGCGGGCGCTCCGGTCTTTCTCACGCAGTTGCACGACGTCGACCCCGCCGGCGACGGCCGCCTCGACGACCGCTCGCGTCGTTCGGTCCCCCGAGAGACTCTCCTGC
The window above is part of the Halosimplex rubrum genome. Proteins encoded here:
- the thiE gene encoding thiamine phosphate synthase; this translates as MTDWGVYLVTQESLSGDRTTRAVVEAAVAGGVDVVQLREKDRSARERYHLGRKLRTLTREAGVAFVVNDRVDLADAVDADGVHLGDDDLPVPVARDQLGPDALIGRSVSFVEDARRAERAGADYLGVGAVYATGSKDDIDDDEYEIGPERVGEIAAAVDIPVVGIGGVTADNAAPIVEAGADGVAVITAVTGADDPEAATRDLAGTVADARGD